One genomic window of Synergistaceae bacterium includes the following:
- a CDS encoding KpsF/GutQ family sugar-phosphate isomerase gives MDLPYEREEKKISDGDLLKAGRDILTKEADALSIAALRLGQEIVEAAHLVSRCRGRVVVSGLGKSGHVGRKTAATFASLGVPAFFLHATEGVHGDLGMVCREDVGFFLSNSGETREIVDIILYFKRIGAPIIAVTGNAESTLARESDIVLNCHVNGEADPLGLAPTSSTTLQMAIGDAVAGMATLLLGLGREDFALFHPGGALGKKLLLRVRDLMGAGDKLPVTNQRALVREALFDITSKGYGATAIVDDDGKLVGVFTDGDLRRLMEKEGLQGLELPVSLAMTRTPRVIAPDRLAVEAVRIVEQWEVSAIIVVEDGKPVGMVHIHEILKAGVA, from the coding sequence ATGGACCTTCCTTACGAGCGCGAAGAAAAGAAAATTTCCGACGGAGATCTGCTTAAAGCCGGCAGGGATATACTGACTAAGGAAGCCGATGCGCTCTCGATTGCGGCGCTCCGGCTCGGACAGGAAATAGTCGAGGCCGCTCACCTGGTAAGCCGCTGCCGCGGGAGGGTGGTCGTCTCAGGGCTTGGCAAATCAGGACATGTGGGCAGAAAAACGGCAGCCACATTTGCTTCGCTCGGGGTCCCCGCGTTCTTTCTGCATGCGACAGAGGGCGTGCACGGTGATCTCGGAATGGTGTGCCGCGAGGACGTAGGCTTCTTCCTCAGCAACAGCGGTGAGACGAGGGAAATTGTCGATATTATCCTCTATTTTAAAAGGATCGGCGCACCGATAATAGCGGTGACCGGCAATGCCGAGTCTACGCTTGCAAGGGAATCGGATATTGTACTTAACTGTCATGTAAACGGGGAGGCTGATCCGCTTGGTCTTGCTCCCACAAGCAGCACGACGCTCCAGATGGCTATCGGAGATGCGGTCGCCGGTATGGCGACGCTGTTGCTTGGACTTGGCAGGGAGGACTTTGCGCTGTTCCATCCTGGGGGGGCTCTTGGCAAAAAATTGCTCCTGCGAGTCAGGGATCTCATGGGTGCCGGCGACAAACTTCCTGTTACAAACCAGAGGGCCCTTGTACGTGAAGCCCTGTTTGATATTACCAGCAAGGGCTATGGTGCCACGGCCATAGTCGATGACGATGGAAAGCTGGTCGGAGTCTTTACTGACGGAGACCTTAGGCGGTTGATGGAAAAAGAGGGACTGCAGGGGCTTGAATTGCCTGTAAGTCTCGCTATGACAAGGACCCCGCGTGTAATAGCTCCGGACAGGCTGGCCGTCGAAGCCGTACGAATAGTGGAACAGTGGGAGGTGTCCGCTATTATAGTCGTCGAGGACGGGAAGCCGGTGGGAATGGTCCATATCCATGAGATACTGAAAGCGGGGGTGGCATAA
- a CDS encoding 3-deoxy-D-manno-octulosonic acid transferase → MQSAEVIACLKGRRPLWLHGVSVGEVQAVMPLVKAARDAGYSGPVIISTTTETGKAMALRLGGGLFDAHIYYPWDKKKFVRSAIKSLDPWAFAAAETELWPNMLWEMRDAGVKTFLVNGRISDRTWARLQGTLRSRVGMELYGLFNEIFLRGERDAFRLESLGIPRGRMHVFGDSKIDALLLRKNQAVRDAWAAKLEFYKGPIFMAGSTHTGEDEIVLAAFKILRKTEPDSRLIIAPRHPERAAAVEALSGDEFATSLLSEISGGWEVLVVDQIGVLFELYGVAAAAFIGGSFVDKGGQNILEPVSWGVPVQYGPHMEDFAEASAEFLSLGIAAQADSAEKLGEIWTGIAAQVHNDGWDRYRDLSAKYFAKASGAARRTWAEIGRYWQSAI, encoded by the coding sequence ATCCAGTCAGCGGAGGTGATCGCCTGCCTTAAAGGCAGACGTCCGCTATGGCTGCACGGAGTTTCAGTCGGAGAAGTACAGGCTGTCATGCCTCTTGTCAAAGCGGCGCGTGATGCCGGATACAGCGGGCCGGTAATCATCTCGACTACCACAGAAACAGGGAAGGCAATGGCGCTTCGTCTTGGCGGAGGTCTCTTCGATGCGCATATTTACTATCCCTGGGATAAAAAAAAATTTGTGCGGTCTGCGATAAAAAGCCTTGATCCGTGGGCCTTCGCCGCCGCCGAAACAGAACTGTGGCCTAATATGCTCTGGGAGATGCGTGATGCCGGTGTTAAGACATTTCTTGTCAATGGACGTATATCCGACAGAACATGGGCGCGGCTTCAGGGTACTCTGAGGAGCAGAGTCGGAATGGAGCTTTACGGACTCTTTAATGAGATATTCCTGCGCGGCGAGCGTGATGCTTTCAGGCTTGAGTCGCTGGGGATCCCGCGTGGCAGGATGCATGTATTCGGCGACAGCAAAATCGATGCGCTGCTCTTGCGTAAAAATCAGGCTGTGCGCGATGCATGGGCCGCAAAGCTGGAATTTTATAAGGGGCCGATCTTTATGGCTGGCAGCACTCATACCGGAGAAGATGAGATAGTTCTTGCCGCATTTAAGATATTACGAAAAACAGAGCCTGATTCAAGGCTCATTATAGCGCCGAGGCATCCGGAGCGCGCTGCTGCAGTGGAAGCTCTGTCAGGTGATGAATTCGCGACCTCTCTTTTGTCAGAAATAAGCGGGGGCTGGGAGGTTCTTGTGGTCGACCAAATAGGTGTGCTTTTTGAGCTTTACGGGGTGGCCGCGGCAGCTTTTATCGGAGGCAGTTTTGTGGACAAGGGCGGACAGAACATCCTGGAGCCCGTATCATGGGGAGTTCCTGTCCAGTACGGGCCTCACATGGAGGATTTTGCAGAGGCATCGGCGGAATTCCTCTCTCTCGGCATAGCCGCACAGGCTGATAGTGCCGAAAAACTTGGGGAAATATGGACTGGAATAGCCGCTCAGGTCCATAATGACGGCTGGGATCGATACAGAGATCTCAGCGCAAAATATTTCGCAAAAGCATCAGGTGCAGCACGGAGGACTTGGGCGGAGATAGGCAGATATTGGCAAAGCGCCATTTAA
- a CDS encoding mitochondrial fission ELM1 family protein, protein MPITERHGIRVIIILSDGIRGHLNQSRGVAVWLSKLTGAEILETEVPCLSGFAKMRTRAGARRLVGGSRRDARDWIAMADGDIIVRKVGQWFAERDIHEGSREVLIISAGSTPALYNLALGYIWRCSCATIMTPGIVGTDPFDFAIVPEHDHPPRKPNVLVTLGSPNSVIKEDLQKEADKLLAEYPPASDMIWSILIGGDDANYAVTPAWMKRQIGHIMGIAEQEGADLYITTSRRTSPEAVKMLKLLASRSSSVRYLLIASEDQFNPIPAMLGFSTEVFCTEDSVNMVSETITGGHRAVLLRVEHNKGIKRLLQNATASLVNAGAVPPNLLWGIPRFDVVFDHFARHDALVEFRDWIRRRHETSMPEESDDGVMWKEFNEAKRAAQWICDNWQ, encoded by the coding sequence TTGCCTATAACTGAACGTCATGGGATCAGGGTCATAATAATTTTGAGCGACGGTATCCGCGGACATCTTAACCAGAGCCGGGGTGTCGCGGTATGGCTCTCAAAACTCACGGGAGCCGAGATACTTGAGACAGAAGTCCCGTGCTTAAGTGGGTTTGCAAAGATGAGGACAAGGGCCGGAGCCCGCAGACTTGTGGGAGGCAGCAGGCGTGATGCGCGTGACTGGATCGCTATGGCTGACGGCGACATCATTGTACGCAAGGTCGGACAGTGGTTTGCGGAGAGAGACATACATGAAGGGTCAAGAGAGGTCCTTATAATCTCGGCAGGAAGCACCCCTGCGCTCTATAACCTCGCGCTTGGATATATCTGGCGCTGCTCCTGCGCTACTATTATGACTCCCGGCATAGTGGGGACGGATCCATTTGACTTTGCCATAGTTCCGGAGCACGATCATCCGCCGCGTAAGCCCAACGTTCTTGTTACTCTCGGTTCACCAAATTCTGTAATCAAGGAGGATCTGCAGAAAGAGGCAGATAAGCTGCTTGCCGAATATCCGCCTGCTTCAGATATGATCTGGTCAATACTTATAGGCGGCGACGATGCGAACTATGCTGTAACGCCGGCCTGGATGAAAAGACAGATCGGTCACATAATGGGGATAGCGGAACAGGAAGGCGCGGACCTCTATATAACGACCTCGCGCAGGACATCGCCTGAGGCTGTTAAAATGCTTAAGCTGCTTGCCTCGCGTTCTTCTTCGGTAAGGTACCTTCTGATCGCGTCAGAAGACCAGTTCAACCCAATACCGGCCATGCTGGGCTTCTCCACAGAGGTATTCTGCACAGAGGACTCAGTCAACATGGTCTCGGAGACTATAACAGGCGGACACAGGGCCGTTCTCCTCCGCGTAGAACACAATAAGGGGATAAAAAGACTGCTTCAGAATGCAACGGCTTCACTTGTAAACGCAGGGGCTGTGCCGCCGAATCTTCTTTGGGGCATACCGAGATTTGACGTTGTGTTCGACCATTTCGCGCGCCATGATGCGTTGGTGGAATTTCGTGACTGGATAAGGAGACGGCATGAGACATCTATGCCGGAGGAATCAGATGACGGCGTCATGTGGAAGGAATTCAACGAGGCAAAACGTGCCGCGCAGTGGATCTGTGATAATTGGCAATAG